The following DNA comes from Candidatus Neomarinimicrobiota bacterium.
TGGGGGTACCTTTCTTATTTTTATTCAAAATTTCAACAGAAAATTTAACAGACCCTAAGATGGAACTATGTGTAGTTTATTGTGCAGAGTAAACATTCACATTGTCACACACTAAACCGCGAAAGTAATACGAAATAAATCTGCCATCAACACTTTTATCTAATGTTATGTTAAATAATATAACTTATTGGTGTTAAGCTGCAACGTTCGAAAATACGTCTCTTGCTGGGGCTATGAGCTTGCCGACACCACAAACTAGATAACACCAAATTAAGTGTTATTATTCCTTTTCTTTTGAAGATGACTCAATGTCATCAGATTCAATAAATTGATTACGTTTTGGATCATAGCCATGGGAAATAAGCTCAGGCGGTGGTGCCTGAACTGACGGGTTTGGTCTAGGTTCAAGATTATCAGAATTCTCAGACTTATTGGAGTCAAAGTTGGCGTTTGATCCATTAGAATTAGAATCTCGCTCTGCAATCATAATAATATCCTCCTATGTTGTTAGGATTAATAAGAGCCAAACCAATATAGAAGTATTGATAAGGCTAAGAGTAGTACCGAACATATCAGATTGTAAATCAGGAATTTATAGCCATGTCCAAGTAGTATGCACTTTTTATTTGTAATAGCAAGGTTCTTGCGATAGATGTCTTTAATCTGCCGAGCGAGAGCATAATAAATATCAAGGTGGGAATTATTATCAAAAAATTGGATCATTTTATCATCAATACGGATATGATAGAGTGATGTTGTTTTGAGCACACCAAGAAGGTATCTCCAGCTTATGATAGTGAATATTATTACAGCTACAGTTAGTATTATAATAAAGTATTCTAGGCAGCCTTCTGGCGGAATAGCCACCTTAACAACCCAGTTAACAAGGACTGGGCTAAATGAAATCAGTATGGTTAGGGCAGCAAACATCCGTGTCGCTTTTTGTTCTATTTGATTGAATCTGGCCATCTCACCGTTCAATGCATCTTTGGTTAAATCAAAGAGGTGTCGATACTTAGTTAACTGATCTAATAGTTTGTCGCGTTCTATCAACTCGTTCTTGGACATAGTATGTTCACCAATTGATTATGATAATACCTAACGATCAAGCTCACCGTAGTATTAGATTTGTAATGTTAAATCCTTTGCCTTCTGTTTCTTGACCCCGATCCAATTTAATAACAGATACCTTACCAAAACTTTCAAATACTAATTATACTATATAATAAATAAAATTAGCAAAAATCAAGAACTTTTTTGAAAAATTTGTACAATTTATTCACTGGAATTATTTTCACCACCTTCTTCAATCTCTGTGATTTCTTTTTTTGTGAATAAATAAGTTTTTAAAGCATTATCCCAGCCAGGCATATTTCTTCTTAGCCATTCAAGAAGCATTGCAGCATGTTCCATTTCCTCGTTTTTGTTGTGTTCTATAATATCTTTCAAACTACTATCAGTTGCTGTAACCGATCTTTGATGATACCAGTCTATCGCTTCTATCTCCTCCTTCAGACTATTTAATGCTCTACTAAAATCCCTATCCTCAGGTTTTAATTCTTCTAATGGTTCATGGTAACTCATATTTCTCCCCTTTCTTAAAATTTTTATTTGGTTAGATACTTTGCTATAATTGTTTTTAAACCATGATTCTCAAAGTAAACATTTATTCTTGCATTATCTCCGTAACCTTCAATCTTAACCACCTCACCAACCCCGAATATTCTGTGATTTATCCTATCTCCTACTTCCAACTCACCACTTTTTTTAGACTTTCTTTCTTTACGCAGGTTACTTTTTTTTCTTTTAAGTGTAGTGGATGTTCTTGAACCACTATCAATGGCAAGAGTATCCTCCGGCAACTCACTCAAGAAAATTGAAGGCTTTGACTGTGTTGGCATTCCAAGATAATTGGTAAAATTTGTTGTAGATAAGTATACCATTTCTTTTGCTCTTGTGAGTCCAACATAAAACAGCCTCCTTTCCTCTTCAAGATTTCTAATTTCACCATTTCTCTCAAGGGGAAACAACTTATCATTTAATCCGCAAATAAAAACTACAGGGAATTCAAGTCCTTTTGCACTATGCAGGGTCATCAGTGATACAGCATTTTTTGTATCCTCCCATGTATCAATATCACTTATCAAAGAAACGTTTTCTAAGTAAGACTCGATTGTTGGGTTTTCATTTTTTCTGCAAAATTCCGAAATATCGTTAAGCAAACCTTCTATATTATAAAGTCTATCGATGGAATCTTCATCGCCAATTCTCTTATAATAACCTCTAACACCAAGATCATCCACAAGCACTCGCGACCATTCTTCAAAAGAAAGCTTAGACAGAAGTTTTCGAAATTTATTTATGAAATCGTAGAAACTCTGCAGTGCATTACGTTGTCTTTTATCAAGCTGTATAAAATCAAGGTGTGATAAAGCTTCGTATATAGTTATATTTTTTGCTTTGGCAAAATCTTCAATTAGATTCAGAGTGACTTTGCCTATACCTCTTGGTGGAAAATTTATAATTCTTTTCAGGCTGATATCATCCTTAGGATTAAGAAATACTCTGAAATATGATATCATATCCTTGATTTCCT
Coding sequences within:
- a CDS encoding ferritin — encoded protein: MSYHEPLEELKPEDRDFSRALNSLKEEIEAIDWYHQRSVTATDSSLKDIIEHNKNEEMEHAAMLLEWLRRNMPGWDNALKTYLFTKKEITEIEEGGENNSSE